A window of the Cystobacter fuscus genome harbors these coding sequences:
- a CDS encoding response regulator transcription factor encodes MRILIVEDNASLARGLTASFRASGFAVDHVTHGVAALDEERLVPYNLMILDVGLPDLSGFEVLRQLRQRGSKTPVLILTARAALNDKVKGLDLGADDYLLKPFEPAELEARVRALLRRGQGQPAPALTLGGLVFDRSTGTATLHGRPLELRRREWAVLESLMMRAGKVVTKERLSTEVFGHDEPVGPNALEVYVGRLRKKLEPDGPTIRTIRGLGYLLNAS; translated from the coding sequence TTGCGCATCCTGATTGTCGAAGACAACGCATCCCTGGCGCGTGGACTCACCGCGTCATTCAGGGCGTCTGGGTTCGCCGTGGACCATGTAACGCATGGCGTCGCGGCCTTGGATGAAGAGCGGCTCGTCCCCTACAACCTGATGATCCTCGACGTGGGCCTGCCGGACCTCAGTGGCTTCGAGGTGCTCAGACAGCTCCGCCAGCGCGGCTCGAAGACGCCGGTGTTGATCCTCACCGCGCGCGCCGCCCTCAACGACAAGGTGAAGGGACTGGACCTGGGAGCGGACGACTACCTGCTCAAGCCTTTCGAGCCCGCCGAGCTGGAGGCCCGCGTGCGCGCGCTGCTGCGACGCGGCCAGGGACAGCCAGCGCCCGCCCTCACGCTCGGTGGGTTGGTGTTCGATCGCTCCACGGGGACCGCCACGCTGCATGGGCGTCCGCTGGAGCTGCGCCGGCGGGAGTGGGCCGTCCTGGAGAGCCTGATGATGCGGGCGGGAAAGGTCGTCACCAAGGAGCGGCTGAGCACCGAGGTGTTCGGCCATGACGAGCCGGTGGGCCCCAACGCGCTCGAGGTGTACGTGGGGCGGCTGCGCAAGAAGCTCGAGCCCGACGGCCCCACCATCCGCACCATCCGTGGCCTCGGCTACCTGCTCAACGCCTCGTGA
- a CDS encoding AAA family ATPase, whose translation MITSIQLRSFKGHLDTIVPLERLTVLVGPNGTGKTSVLQALRLISELAHNRAENVLRGDLRPQDLLSRSRQGPTTLAVQGRDNAQDWSLVLQFAEPDPQGVHKEILRRTEWLYGSYSGDPRTELHALQHARSEAEGNKIPSLVSPAVLYHFDARRIAAAAYSSEENPAVDADGGNTAVVLAALKLEREEIFEQIESELRKIVPSVQRIRVRRVKMPPTDNSNEPRVGNKIFIDFQGAPDVPAHGASEGTLVTLALLTALFSPNRPRILLLDDIDQSLHPQAQMELMGELKRLLENFPELQLVATTHSPYILDAIEPSDVRVFAPRKDGLIACRSLSDHPQAEKMRGVLTTGQLWSLDPEWRWVAGEG comes from the coding sequence ATGATCACGTCCATTCAACTCCGGAGCTTCAAGGGCCACCTCGACACCATCGTGCCCCTGGAACGTCTGACCGTGCTCGTGGGTCCGAACGGCACCGGAAAGACCAGCGTGCTCCAGGCGCTCCGACTGATCTCCGAGCTGGCGCACAATCGGGCTGAGAATGTCCTTCGCGGTGACCTGAGACCTCAGGATCTCTTGAGCCGCTCACGACAGGGGCCCACCACCCTCGCCGTGCAGGGAAGGGACAACGCGCAGGATTGGAGCCTCGTCCTGCAATTCGCTGAACCGGACCCGCAGGGCGTCCACAAGGAAATCCTGAGGAGGACGGAATGGTTGTATGGCTCGTACTCCGGTGACCCTCGGACAGAATTGCATGCCCTCCAACACGCAAGATCCGAGGCGGAGGGCAACAAGATCCCATCGCTCGTCAGCCCGGCGGTGCTCTACCACTTCGACGCCCGCCGGATCGCCGCCGCCGCCTACAGCTCCGAGGAAAACCCAGCCGTCGACGCGGACGGAGGGAACACCGCGGTCGTTCTCGCGGCATTGAAGCTCGAACGTGAAGAGATCTTCGAGCAGATCGAGTCGGAGCTGCGCAAGATCGTCCCGAGCGTTCAGCGGATTCGCGTCCGACGGGTCAAGATGCCACCCACCGACAACTCCAATGAGCCCCGGGTCGGCAACAAGATCTTCATCGATTTCCAGGGCGCCCCCGACGTCCCGGCCCACGGTGCCAGCGAAGGCACGCTCGTCACCCTCGCGCTGCTGACCGCGCTCTTCAGCCCGAACCGCCCGCGCATCCTGCTGCTCGACGACATCGATCAATCCCTCCATCCCCAGGCGCAGATGGAGCTGATGGGCGAGTTGAAACGCCTCCTCGAGAACTTCCCGGAGCTCCAGCTCGTCGCCACCACGCATTCCCCCTACATCCTCGACGCCATTGAGCCCTCCGATGTCCGGGTGTTCGCTCCGCGTAAGGATGGTTTAATCGCATGCCGGAGCCTCTCGGATCATCCGCAAGCGGAGAAGATGCGCGGAGTCCTCACCACCGGTCAGCTCTGGAGTCTCGATCCGGAGTGGCGCTGGGTCGCGGGGGAGGGCTGA
- a CDS encoding ABC transporter substrate-binding protein, protein MLTALAVALLSTGAAAEGSDVPLPEGYPRSYARIIEAAQKEGVLSIYSATDASEAAALIREFEATYPGVRVEYADQNSTEIYSRFIAEVAAGQGTADLVWSSAMDLQVKLINDGYAQAYASPEKPNLPDWAVWKNEGYGVTAEPLVIAYNKRLMPPEDVPRTRADLEKLLRAKKDFYRGKVASYDPERSGVGFLFISQDVQISRDTWSLVEAMAGTEPRLYTSTGAMMERLVSGEHLLVYNMIGSYALQRRKKDPSVGIVFPADFTLTLSRIAFIPTEARHPNAAKLFLDFMLSRRGQSLLAQRDMTPVRTDLGDVDVPRPPAEQVRAIRVGPQLLANLDQLTRLRFLKQWKRIVRGR, encoded by the coding sequence ATGCTGACCGCCCTGGCGGTGGCCCTGTTGTCGACAGGTGCCGCGGCCGAGGGCTCCGACGTTCCGCTGCCCGAAGGCTATCCCCGCTCCTACGCTCGCATCATCGAGGCCGCCCAGAAGGAGGGCGTGCTCAGCATCTACTCCGCCACGGACGCGAGCGAGGCCGCCGCGCTCATCCGTGAGTTCGAGGCCACCTATCCCGGTGTGCGTGTCGAGTACGCGGACCAGAACTCGACGGAGATCTACAGCCGCTTCATCGCGGAGGTGGCGGCCGGGCAGGGCACGGCCGACCTCGTGTGGAGCTCGGCGATGGACCTCCAGGTGAAGCTCATCAATGACGGCTACGCGCAGGCGTATGCCTCGCCGGAGAAGCCGAACCTGCCCGATTGGGCGGTGTGGAAGAACGAGGGCTATGGCGTCACCGCCGAGCCGCTCGTCATCGCCTACAACAAGCGGCTGATGCCTCCGGAGGACGTGCCGCGCACGCGCGCCGACCTGGAGAAGCTGTTGCGCGCGAAGAAGGACTTCTACCGGGGCAAGGTGGCCAGCTACGACCCGGAGCGCAGCGGCGTGGGCTTCCTGTTCATCTCCCAGGACGTGCAGATCAGCCGGGACACGTGGAGCCTGGTGGAGGCCATGGCCGGCACCGAGCCCCGGCTCTACACCTCCACGGGCGCGATGATGGAGCGGCTCGTCTCCGGCGAGCACCTGCTCGTCTACAACATGATTGGCTCCTACGCGCTCCAGCGGCGGAAGAAGGACCCGTCGGTGGGCATCGTCTTCCCGGCCGACTTCACGCTGACGCTCTCGCGCATCGCGTTCATTCCCACGGAGGCGCGCCACCCCAACGCCGCGAAGTTGTTCCTGGACTTCATGCTGTCGCGGCGCGGCCAGTCCTTGCTGGCTCAGCGCGACATGACGCCGGTGAGGACCGACCTGGGAGACGTCGACGTGCCCCGGCCTCCCGCCGAGCAGGTGCGTGCCATCCGCGTGGGACCGCAACTGCTGGCCAACCTGGATCAACTCACCCGCCTGCGTTTCCTCAAGCAGTGGAAGCGCATCGTGCGCGGCCGCTGA
- a CDS encoding sensor histidine kinase, protein MKTPGESSSLTTRLVVAMAGPLLALALVLGLGGAWLIHGVVQRSGDRILAGSVGAIAETVALEDGELTLDLPPAAFGMLENSERDNVYYAIRHEGRLITGYPELAFPPEPPERDTVAFRDETFRGQPVRVAAVSRRIPRLKEPVVVQVAETLEARRALQARMVFGLALLEAALILGAALTARPALRWGLKPLARARASVEAKARAAPVELSPLPLASVPTELRPFVEAVNALLSRLEESTARMRRFTGDASHQMRTPLAVLRTHLALALREDATEQERHTALSEVRDATLSLERLLTQLLTLARAEERGALPALQRVDLNGLAAQVTADFVPQALRADVEVQFEGHEPELPIRADPVLVREVAGNLLDNAIRYHRRGGQVTVRVTSRDGAPWLEIEDDGPGIPREQRESVFQRFHRLPRDQSQSGSGLGLPIVRSLAQHMEAEVVLRDGTGGAGLTAAVRFQPWNER, encoded by the coding sequence GTGAAGACACCGGGTGAATCGAGCTCCCTCACCACGCGGCTCGTGGTGGCCATGGCGGGTCCCCTGCTGGCGCTGGCACTGGTGCTGGGATTGGGAGGCGCCTGGCTGATTCACGGCGTGGTGCAGCGCAGTGGGGATCGCATCCTCGCGGGCTCGGTGGGCGCCATCGCGGAGACCGTGGCGCTGGAAGACGGGGAGCTGACGCTGGACCTTCCGCCCGCGGCCTTCGGCATGCTGGAGAACAGCGAGCGCGACAACGTCTACTACGCCATCCGGCACGAGGGACGGCTCATCACCGGCTACCCGGAGCTGGCGTTTCCCCCCGAGCCCCCCGAGCGCGACACCGTGGCCTTCCGTGACGAGACGTTCCGAGGCCAGCCGGTGCGCGTGGCGGCGGTGAGCCGGAGGATTCCGCGGCTCAAGGAGCCGGTGGTGGTGCAGGTCGCGGAGACGCTCGAGGCGCGGCGGGCGCTCCAGGCCCGCATGGTGTTCGGACTGGCCCTGCTGGAGGCCGCTCTCATCCTCGGCGCCGCGCTGACGGCCCGGCCCGCCCTGCGGTGGGGACTCAAGCCCCTGGCCCGCGCGCGCGCCAGCGTGGAGGCCAAGGCCCGCGCCGCGCCCGTGGAGCTGTCACCGCTGCCGCTCGCGTCCGTGCCCACCGAGCTGCGCCCCTTCGTCGAGGCCGTCAACGCACTGCTGTCCCGGCTGGAGGAGTCCACCGCGCGCATGCGCCGCTTCACCGGCGATGCCTCCCACCAGATGCGCACCCCGCTCGCGGTGCTGCGCACGCACCTGGCGCTCGCCCTGCGCGAGGACGCGACAGAGCAGGAGCGGCACACCGCCCTGTCGGAGGTGCGGGACGCGACGCTGTCGCTGGAGCGGCTCCTGACGCAATTGCTGACACTGGCGCGAGCGGAGGAGCGCGGCGCCCTGCCCGCGCTGCAACGGGTGGATTTGAATGGCCTCGCGGCCCAGGTGACGGCGGACTTCGTGCCCCAGGCGTTGCGCGCGGACGTCGAGGTCCAGTTCGAGGGCCATGAGCCGGAGCTGCCCATCCGCGCGGATCCCGTGCTGGTGCGCGAGGTGGCTGGCAACCTCCTGGACAACGCCATCCGCTACCACCGGCGGGGCGGGCAGGTGACGGTGCGGGTGACGTCCCGCGACGGAGCGCCCTGGCTGGAGATCGAGGACGACGGCCCCGGGATTCCTCGCGAGCAGCGCGAGAGCGTGTTCCAGCGATTCCACCGACTGCCGCGGGACCAGTCCCAGTCCGGAAGCGGGTTGGGCCTGCCCATCGTCCGCTCGCTCGCGCAGCACATGGAGGCCGAGGTCGTCCTGCGTGATGGGACGGGCGGTGCCGGACTCACGGCCGCCGTGCGCTTCCAGCCGTGGAATGAGCGCTAA